A window of Streptomyces sp. Je 1-332 genomic DNA:
CCATCGCCTCCGGCAAGGGCGGCGACACCACCGTCACCCCCGTGTTCTGTGGCACCGCGTTCAAGAACAAGGGCGTCCAGCCCCTGCTCGACGCGGTCGTGCGTTACCTGCCTTCGCCCCTGGACGTCGAGGCCATCGAGGGCCACGACGTCAAGGACCCCGAGACGGTCGTCAAGCGCAAGCCTTCGGACGAGGAGCCGCTTTCGGCTCTCGCGTTCAAGATCGCGAGCGACCCGCACCTCGGCAAGCTCACCTTCGTCCGGATCTACTCCGGTCGCCTCCAGGCCGGCACCGCGGTGCTGAACTCGGTCAAGGGCAAGAAGGAGCGCATCGGCAAGATCTACCGCATGCACGCGAACAAGCGTGAGGAGATCGAGTCGGTGGGCGCCGGTGACATCGTCGCCGTCATGGGCCTGAAGCAGACCACCACCGGTGAGACGCTGTGTGACGACAAGAAGCCGGTCATCCTGGAGTCCATGGACTTCCCGGCGCCGGTCATTCAGGTCGCCATCGAGCCCAAGTCCAAGGGTGACCAGGAGAAGCTGGGTGTAGCCATCCAGCGTCTCTCGGAGGAGGACCCCTCCTTCCAGGTTCACTCGGACGAGGAGACCGGCCAGACCATCATCGGTGGTATGGGCGAGCTTCACCTCGAGGTGCTCGTCGACCGCATGAAGCGCGAGTTCCGCGTCGAGGCGAACGTCGGCAAGCCCCAGGTCGCGTACCGCGAGACGATCCGTCAGGCCGTCGAGCGCGTGGACTACACCCACAAGAAGCAGACCGGTGGTACCGGTCAGTTCGCCAAGGTGCAGATCGCGATCGAGCCCATCGACAGCGGCGACGCTTCGTACGAGTTCGTGAACAAGGTCACCGGTGGCCGTATCCCGCGGGAGTACATCCCGTCGGTGGACGCCGGTGCGCAGGAGGCCATGCAGTTCGGCATCCTGGCGGGCTACGAGATGACTGGTGTTCGCATCACGCTTCTCGACGGCGCCTACCACGAGGTCGACTCCTCCGAGCTCGCCTTCAAGATCGCCGGTTCGCAGGCCTTCAAGGAGGCCGCGCGTAAGGCCAAGCCCGTGCTGCTCGAGCCGATGATGGCCGTTGAGGTCACCACGCCCGAGGACTACATGGGTGATGTCATCGGTGACATCAACTCCCGTCGTGGCCAGATCCAGGCCATGGAGGAGCGCAGCGGCGCTCGCGTCGTGAAGGGCCTCGTGCCCCTCTCGGAGATGTTCGGCTACGTCGGAGACCTCCGCAGCAAGACGTCGGGTCGCGCAAGCTACTCAATGCAGTTCGACTCCTACGCCGAGGTTCCGCGGAACGTCGCCGAGGAGATCATCGCGAAGGCCAAGGGCGAGTAACTCACCCGAGTTGACGCTTTAGGCTTGACTCCGGAGTCTCCGGGGCATTCCGACCCTCTTCGGGCCGGGTGCCCCGGGCCCCGGGTATCCCAGCAAAGATCACCTGGCGCCGATGAAGCAAGGCGTACAGAACCACTCCGCAGGAGGATTCAGTGGCGAAGGCAAAGTTCGAGCGGACTAAGCCGCACGTCAACATCGGCACCATCGGTCACATTGACCACGGTAAGACGACCCTCACGGCCGCCATTACCAAGGTGCTGCACGACGCTTACCCCGAGCTGAACGAGGCCTCGGCCTTCGACCAGATCGACAAGGCTCCCGAGGAGCGCCAGCGCGGTATCACGATCTCGATCGCGCACGTCGAGTACCAGACGGAGACGCGTCACTACGCGCACGTCGACTGCCCGGGTCACGCGGACTACATCAAGAACATGATCACGGGTGCCGCGCAGATGGACGGCGCCATCCTCGTGGTCGCCGCCACCGACGGCCCGATGCCGCAGACCAAGGAGCACGTGCTCCTGGCCCGCCAGGTCGGCGTTCCGTACATCGTCGTCGCCCTGAACAAGGCCGACATGGTGGACGACGAGGAGATCCTGGAGCTCGTCGAGCTCGAGGTCCGTGAGCTCCTCTCCGAGTACGAGTTCCCGGGCGACGACCTGCCGGTCGTCAAGGTCTCGGCGCTCAAGGCGCTCGAGGGCGACAAGGAGTGGGGTGAGTCCGTCCTCAACCTGATGAAGGCTGTCGACGAGTCCATCCCGGAGCCCGAGCGTGACGTCGACAAGCCGTTCCTGATGCCGATCGAGGACGTCTTCACGATCACCGGTCGTGGCACCGTCGTCACCGGTCGTATCGAGCGCGGCATCCTCAAGGTCAACGAGACCGTCGACATCATCGGCATCAAGACCGAGAAGACCACCACCACGGTCACCGGCATCGAGATGTTCCGCAAGCTGCTCGACGAGGGCCAGGCCGGTGAGAACGTCGGTCTGCTCCTCCGTGGCATCAAGCGCGAGGACGTCGAGCGCGGCCAGGTCATCATCAAGCCCGGTTCGGTCACGCCGCACACCGAGTTCGAGGCCCAGGCCTACATCCTGTCGAAGGACGAGGGTGGCCGTCACACCCCCTTCTTCAACAACTACCGCCCGCAGTTCTACTTCCGCACCACGGACGTGACCGGCGTCGTGACCCTCCCCGAGGGCACCGAGATGGTCATGCCGGGCGACAACACTGAGATGACCGTTGAGCTCATCCAGCCCGTCGCGATGGAAGAGGGCCTGAAGTTCGCCATCCGTGAGGGTGGCCGGACCGTCGGCGCCGGCCAGGTCACCAAGATCAACAAGTAAGCATTTCGCTTGCGCGTTGATCGGGGAGACCCGGTTGCTCTGAACTGAGAGCACCAGCAGTACCTAGCAGTAGCGGGAGGGCCCGTACGACTTCGGTCGTACGGGCCCTTCTGTGTTGGTGGTCGTAACCGTGGTGCGAGGGGGACCAGTGATGATCAAACGTGGTGCACGCTCTGTCGCAGCACTGGCTGTCGGCCTCTTCCTCTCCGCGTGTTCCGTCCCGGACGCGGGCGATCGCCCTGTGACCGAAGGACGTGACTGGCACTGGGACAAAGAGGCAGGAGCGGACGAAGCTTCAGCCTTCATGGATGTGGCGGTGCCCAGGGGAGCGGCCGAGGTCAAGGGCGCAGTTCAGATCAACCCGCAGGAGGACGTCTACTTCCTGTCCTTCGTCACCGGCGAGAAGGATGCCGAAGACATCGCGGAAGCCCTCCACCCGGAAGAGCCCCTTCGGGCAGGTAAAGCGGAAGCCGTACCGAAGGCGGAGCTCTTCGGGCATCTGGGGCTGGCCGAGCCGCAGAGCCTGGAGGGAACACGCTGGGCAGGCGTTTGTCCGCCGTGCGTCAACGACGACCGTCGCAAGAAGGTTCAGTGGATCGAGATCCACGTCCAGGCTCTCAAGTCCGATCGGGCACGGGTCTACCTGCAGGCGTTCTGAGACCTTCAGGACTCAGAAGCCCAGGTAAGTGAGCTGGACGACGTAGACGCGTTCGCTGCGTACGACGATCTGGTACCGGAACATCCCGCCGGGCACGGTGATGTCGCCGCCCTTCGGGTCGACGCCTTGGTGACCGCGACCGTGTACGTACAGGGCTTCGGTCGCCCGGACCAGTTCCGCGGCCTTGCGCTCCACTTCGGCGAGAAAAGCCGGTGACGCGGTGCGGGCGGCCTCCTCGGCCGCGAAGGCGTACTCCCAGCTCCAGCTCAAGTCCGGACGGCCTTCATGGCCTCGTCCAGGACGGCGCTCAGCTCGCGCAATGCCTCTTGGGCGACGGCGGCGTCCTCATGCTCCAGATCCCGCGTGGCGCGGGCGTGCCGGGCGGACAGGTCGGGGCGGCGGGCGATCTCGATGTCCCGGGCCCAGGCGAGGACCCAGCTCTGCACCGGGCTGAGGGACTGCCATTCGACGGCCTTGGCGAAGGCCTCGTCCTTGGTCCGCTGCATCTCCGGCAGGCGCGCGGGGGCGACGACGGCGAGGGCGGCGCGCAGGGCGCCCGGGGTCTGCTCAGGGCGGGGCGCCAGCTCGTGCCCGTGATCGGCCTGCGTGCACATGGAGTCCTCCCGGGAGTGCCCTGGCCAGGTTAGTCGGCCGGGGCTCCCGGGGTGTGGGGACGCGAACATTGCTGAGTGTTTCCCCTGGTCAGTGCGCGTACGACTGGTCTGGCCCGGGTCCGTTCCGTGTGTGGCTGGACGTGCGGGACCGGCAGCTGGCAGAAGTGGTCGGCGAGGCGGCCCACCATCCGTGGACCGCGCGCTATGACGTCCACCTCGATGTTCTGGTGCAGCCGTCGAGTTCGTGATCCAGCGGCTGGACGACTGGCGCCGACGCCTTTTGGCCCGCGGGGAGGGCCTATGCGCCCGCCCCGCCGGTCTGGTCCTCGTAACGGGGCAGGCCCTCCGTCGAGATCGTCCACTCGGCGACGGTGACGTCCTCGCCGTAGTCGAAGTCCGTACGGGTGGCGTAGCGCGGGCCCTGCGGGGTCGGGTGGATCTCGGAGAGAACCGCGCCGGTTCCCGTGCGCGGGTCGAAGATCGCGTAGATGGGGATGCCCAGGAGCGGGTAGTCCCGCATCTTGCTCACCCAGTCGTTGTCCGGGTTGGAGCGGGAGACGACCTCGATGGCGGCGATGAGCGTGCGGGGGTCGAAGGAACCGTCCCCCTCCATGTCGGCCTCGGCGATCACGATGATGTCCGGGAGTCGCAGGATGCCCTCGGGTGCGTCTTCCACGTCGGGCGCTCCGGTGTGGGCCACGAGTGCGTCCGGCATGATCGCCTCCAGGCGCTTGCGCAGGCGTAGCGCCGTGAGTTCGTGCCGCTTGATCGGCGCCATCATGTCGTGGACGATCCCTTCCCTGGTGATCTCGAACTTGCCCGGAATCGTGTCGTCCATCGACTGAACGACCTCCCGCATCGTCCGGTACACGTGGTTTACGTCCTGCCGTGCGTTGTCCGGGGCGATGGTCATGGCGTGCGCTCCTCGTCTGTGCCCAGGGGCAAGGGTCGTCACGTTCATGCTAGGCGGCCTCCATGGAGTCGGGTCGGCAGTCGCGGCAGCGGCCTGGTTCGGGGGCGCGGAAGGCGCGGTCGCAGGCGTCGCAGTTCTGGAGCGGCTGCCGGGCGGGCGCCGGGCCGTGGAAGGGGGGTGGGGGCGGGAGGAGCGCTGTCAGGCGGTGGGCGAGCAGTGCGGCGGGGCGGCGTGGGCCTTCGGGCGGCAGGTCGTGAGTGAGGGCGTGGACTACGGAGGTGGGGGCGACCTCGCGTTCCAGCCAGGTGGCGACGCCGGGGGCTAGGTGGGTGGTGTCGCGGGCCGAGAGGAGCAGACGCGGGTCCTCGTGGCGCAGGTCGGCGAGGAGGTCGGTGGCCTGCTGGAGGAGGGCGGAGGCGGGGAAGGCCGGGCGCGGTACGGCGGGGAGGAGGCGGGGCTGTCTCGGGGGTGCGTGGGTGGACGGGGCCGTATTGGTCTCGGACGGCGGTGTGGTCGACCTCGGGGTGGGGGAGTGCGGGCGGCGCTGGGCCGCCGCGTGTGGCTGGTTGCAGGAGGTTGTACGGGTGATGATGCGGCCGGCGGGGGTGCGTTCGCGTTCGCGGCGCAGGTAGCCGTGGGCCTCCAGCTCGCGCAGGGCGGCGGCGATACGGGTCGAGCCCTCAGGGAAGCGGGCGGTGAGCGTCTTGATGTCGACGCGGGCCCCGGTGGGCAGTGACTGCATGTGGCAGCCCAGGCCGATCGCCAGGAGGGAGAGCTCCTGGTGTTGGGTGAGGTGGTTGCCGATCACCGTGAAGCGGGTGGTGTGGCGGGTGTTGTCGTGGGCGATGCCGGAGGGGCGCGCAGCGGTGGGGCGGGGCTGGCTGCGGGGGCGCCGGGTCGCTCGTGCGTGGGATTGACTGCCGCCAAGGGCGGACTGGGCGCGCGGGGGCGCGCTAGGGTTCTGGGTGTCCATCGGGAAGCTCTTCTCTTCCTCGGTGGTCAGGCCCTCGATCGGGATTGCGAGTCCCGGCCGGGGGCCGTCGCATGTCTGCTGTTGTTTCGCCTACTGGGGCTGAGACTAAGGCAGTTGGGGGAGCGGAAATCCAGCTGAGCCGGTGATGTTCACTCGCGTGAGTGAGCGGGCTGTTGGTCGTTGCCGACGGCGCTCGGGCGGGCGCGCCTGCGGGTGGGTGGGGTGGGGTTTGGTGGGTCCTTTCTCCCTCTCAGGTTTCTTGGGGAAAGGCGCCAGTGGTACCGGAGCCTGGGGGGACGGGTTCCGGTGGCGTGAGGCTCAGTTCGGCCCAGAGGGTCTTTCGGGGGAACTGGTCCTCGGTCACTCCCCAGCGATGTGCCAGTGCCTCTACGAGGATCAGGCCGCGCCCTGATTCCGCTTCGGGGGACGGTAGTTGGGGAGCGGGGAGCCGTTCAGGTCGAGTGTCCGTGACCTCGATGCGGAGGGTGTCGGGGGACGCGTAGAGCGCTAGGCGGAAGTCGCGCCCGGGGACGCGGCCGTGGGTCGCGGCGTTGGCGGACAGCTCGGCGACGATCTGGCGGGCCGGGTCCAGAGGCATTCCCCACGAGCGGAGCTGCTCGGTTGCGAGGAGGCGCGCGAGGCGGGCTCCGCGAGGCGTGGGGGAGAGCTGGACGCTGAAGTGGCGTGTGGTGCACGGGAGTTCGGCGGTTTCCTGATTCACGTCACTCAGCGTGGCCTTCGCCTTCTACGCTGCCCAGTGACATGGCGGTTGCGTACGGTGACTGTCCAGGTTTTGTCCAGGGCTGTACTGGCTGTCCAGGGCCACGGACGGGTACGGCGTTGACGGTACGTGGCGGGGAGTTCGGTCAGGCGGGAGGCGTGGGCGGATGGAACAGGCGAGTGTGGCGGCGACGGTGAGTGAGCGGGAGCCGGATCGGGAACCGGAGGAGCCGGGGTGGGAGGTCGACCCGGAGGATGAGCAAGGCGCGGCGATCGTCGCCTTCGTGGGGCGACAGCTGCGGGCCCGGCGGGAGGCTGCCGGGCTGCGGGCCGCCGAGTTCGCGGCGGCGATGGGATATGGGGAGGGGCTCGTCTACAAGGTGGAGTCCGGGAAGCGGATCCCGCGGGGCGAGTACCTGGAGAAGGCGGACGAGGTGCTGGGGGCGGGGGGTTCCGTCGCGGCGATGCGGGAGGACGTGGCGGAGGCTCGGTATCCGAAGAAGGTGCGTGATCTGGCGAGGATGGAGGCGCAGGCGGTTGAGCTGACGGCTTACGGCAACCACAACTTGCATGGGCTGTTGCAGACCAAGGGGTACGCGCAGGCGCTGTTCGCGATGCGGCGCCCGGCTCTGGAGCAGGGCCGGATGGAGCAGCTCGTCTCCGCTCGACTGGCCCGGCAGTCGATCTTCGAGCGGGAACCCGCTCCCGCGCTGAGCTTTGTGCAGGAGGAGGTGACGCTACGGCGCCCGATCGGAGGCAAGATGGTATTGCGCGCGCAACTCGAAAGGCTCCTGGAACTAGGTGAGTTGCGGACCGTGGAGATCCAGGTCATGCCTACAGGCCGAGAGGACCACGCTGGTATGAGCGGTGAGATGCAGGTGCTGAAGTTCAGGGACGGTGCGGCGGTCGGTCGCTCCGAGGGGGAGTTCGGCAGCCGCCCCGTATCTGATCTGAAGCAGCTCCGGATCATCGAACTGCGGTGTGGCATTATCCGGGCTCAGGCGCTCACGCCAGGGGAGTCGCTGGTCTTCATCGAGCAGGTGCTGGGAGAGACATGATCCGCAAGACCTCCGCCGGGGACTCGTCTGAGCTGGCCTGGTTCAAGAGCAGCTACAGCAGCAACAGCAATGAACCTGACTGCGTCGAGGTCGCCCACGCTCCCGGCGCGGTCCACGTTCGCGACTCCAAGGACTCCTTGGGCCCCCGCTTCGCCGTGAGCGGCAAGCCGTGGGCGGACTTCGTCGCGTACGCCTCCGGGAGCTGAGAGGCATGACCGGCAAGGCTCCCGCCGGGGACTCGTCCGAGCTGGCCTGGTTCAAGAGCAGCTACAGCAGCAACAGCAATGAACCTGACTGCGTCGAGGTCGCCCACGCTCCCGGCGCGGTCCACGTTCGCGACTCCAAGGACGCACAGGGCCCCCGTCTCGCGGTGCGCGTCACCGCGTGGACACGCTTTGTGACGTACGCCTCCGGGAACTGACTCGGGGGAGCCAGGAGCCACCCCAGGTTTCACCTTCGGTATCCGCCGGGTACGATCCCAAGCTTCGATTAGCCAGGCCCTACGCCCGTATGGCAGACTATCGGGGTTGCTCGGTTGAGTGCCGATGCTGCGCGCCTCCCGCCGGGGGGACCGGAAGCGAGTCCCACAGTACTCGTCGCCCCATCTGCCAAACGGTCGTAAAAAGCCCGCAGGCAGCGCTGGAGCGGACGTACGGGAATCTTCTGGGAAGTGCAGTGCGGACGCTCGGCCAGGCGCCCGGTGGGTTTCTTCCCCCGGACCCGCGGTCATCTGGGCCGCAGCCCCTAGCAGGGAAATCCTTCGGGAAATCTCCGTGAGCGGGACTGCGACACGCCCGACCGCGTGGGTCGGAGGAAGTAGAAAAAAGGGCCTCCCGGGAGCCAGAGCCTTCGAGACAAAGGACTACCAAGTAGCCATGGCGGGACAGAAGATCCGCATCCGGCTCAAGGCCTACGACCACGAGGTCATCGACTCTTCGGCGAAGAAGATCGTCGAGACGGTGACTCGCACTGGTGCGTCGGTCGCGGGCCCGGTGCCGCTGCCCACTGAGAAGAACGTGTACTGCGTCATCAAGTCGCCGCACAAGTACAAGGACTCTCGCGAGCACTTCGAGATGCGCACGCACAAGCGCCTGATCGACATCCTCGACCCGACGCCCAAGACCGTTGACTCGTTGATGCGCCTGGACCTTCCGGCCGGCGTCGACATCGAGATCAAGCTCTGAGAGGCGCGGACAGATGACTAAGCAGATCAAGGGCGTCCTGGGCGAGAAGCTCGGCATGACCCAGGTCTGGGACGAGAACAACCGTGTCGTCCCGGTCACCGTCGTCAAGGCCGGGCCCTGCGTCGTTACCCAGGTCCGTACGAATGACTCCGACGGCTACGAGTCGGTCCAGATCGCCTTCGGCGAGATCGACCCTCGCAAGGTGAACAAGCCCCTCAAGGGTCACTTCGCCAAGGCCGACGTGACCCCCCGCCGCCACCTGGTGGAGATCCGCACCCCCGACGCCAGCGAGTACACGCTTGGCCAGGAGGTGACTGCCGAGGTGTTCGAGTCCGGCGTCAAGGTTGACGTCACGGGCAAGAGCAAGGGCAAGGGCTTCGCCGGTGTCATGAAGCGTCACAACTTCAAGGGACTCGGCGCCGGTCACGGCACCCAGCGCAAGCACCGCTCTCCCGGTTCCATCGGTGGCTGTGCCACCCCGGGCCGTGTGTTCAAGGGCCTCCGCATGGCGGGCCGTATGGGCAACGAGCGGGTCACCACCCAGAACCTGACCGTTCACGCCGTTGACGCGGAGAAGGGCCTGCTCCTGATCAAGGGCGCAGTTCCCGGTCCGAACGGCGGCCTCGTCCTGGTCCGTACCGCGGCCAAGGGGGCTTGAGGAACCGATGAGCACCATTGACATCCTTTCGCCGGCAGGCGACAAGGCCGGGACCGTCGAGCTCCCCTCGGAGATCTTCGACGTAGAGAAGATCAGCATCCCGCTTCTCCACCAGGTCGTTGTCGCCCAGCTGGCCGCTGCCCGACAGGGCACGCACAAGACCAAGCGCCGCGGTGAAGTCCGCGGTGGTGGCAAGAAGCCTTACCGCCAGAAGGGCACCGGCCGCGCGCGCCAGGGTTCGACCCGTGCGCCGCAGTTCGCCGGCGGTGGCGTCGTCCACGGCCCGCAGCCGCGTGACTACTCGCAGCGGACCCCGAAGAAGATGAAGGCCGCGGCCCTGCGCCACGCCCTCACCGACCGGGCCCGCAACGCTCGTATCCACGTTGTCACCAACGTGGTCGAGGGCGACATCTCCACGAAGGCCGCGAAGACGCTGCTCGGCAAGGTCAGCGAGCGCAAGAACGTGCTCCTGGTCATCGACCGCGCGGACGAGACTTCGCTGCTCTCCGCCCGCAACCTGCCCCAGGTGCACATCCTGGAGCCGGGCCAGCTGAACACGTACGACGTGCTCGTCTCGGACGACGTGGTCTTCACCAAGGCCGCCTTCGAGTCCTTCGTGTCTGGCCCCAAGGCCGATGAGACCGAAGGGAGCGAAGCCTGATGGCTACGCGTCACCCGAGCATCGCCCCCAAGGCGGCCAAGGCTGCCAAGGCCGCGCGCGTCGCCAAGGCGAAGCGCCACGCCACCGAGGGCAAGAACACCGTTGAGACGCCGCTGAGCAAGAGCTTCACGGACCCCCGTGACGTCCTCGTCAAGCCGGTCGTCTCTGAGAAGAGCTACGCGCTTCTCGACGAGGGCAAGTACACCTTCGTCGTCGCGCCCGGCGCCAACAAGACCCAGATCAAGCAGGCCGTCGAGGCGGTCTTCTCGGTCAAGGTCACTGGGGTCAACACGATCAACCGCCAGGGCAAGCGCAAGCGCACCCGCACGGGGTTCGGTAAGCGCGCTGACACCAAGCGCGCGATCGTGACCCTTGCTGAGGGCGACCGTATCGACATCTTCGGCCAGGCCTCCTAACGGAGCGCCCTGGTCCGAATATCGGACGAGGACTGAGAAATGGGAATCCGCAAGTACAAGCCGACTACGCCGGGCCGTCGTGGCTCCTCCGTAGCCGACTTCGTCGAGGTAACGCGGTCCACGCCGGAGAAGTCGCTGGTCCGCCCGCTGCACAGCAAGGGCGGCCGTAACAACGCCGGTCGTGTGACCGTTCGCCACCAGGGTGGCGGACACAAGCGCGCCTACCGAGTGATCGACTTCCGTCGTCACGACAAGGACGGCGTGCCGGCGAAGGTCGCGCACATCGAGTACGACCCGAACCGCACCGCGCGCATCGCGCTCCTGCACTACGCGGACGGTGAGAAGCGCTACATCCTGGCCCCCCGCAACCTGTCGCAGGGTGACCGGGTCGAGAACGGACCGGGCGCGGACATCAAGCCGGGCAACAACCTGGCCCTCCGCAACATCCCGGTCGGTACGACCATTCACGCCATCGAGCTGCGGCCCGGCGGCGGCGCGAAGTTCGCCCGCTCCGCGGGTGCCTCCGTGCAGCTGCTGGCGAAGGAGGGCTCCATGGCCCACCTTCGTATGCCGTCCGGTGAGATCCGCCTGGTCGACGTCCGCTGCCGCGCCACGATTGGCGAGGTCGGCAACGCCGAGCAGTCGAACATCAACTGGGGCAAGGCCGGCCGTAAGCGCTGGCTTGGCGTTCGCCCGACCGTTCGCGGTGTGGCGATGAACCCGGTCGACCACCCGCACGGTGGTGGTGAAGGCAAGACCTCCGGTGGTCGCCACCCGGTCTCGCCGTGGGGTCAGAAGGAGGGTCGTACTCGTTCGCCGAAGAAGGCGAGCAGCAAGTACATCGTCCGCCGCCGCAAGACGAACAAGAAGCGCTAGGAGCGGGTTTAGATGCCGCGCAGTCTCAAGAAGGGACCCTTCGTCGACGGACACCTCATCAAGAAGGTGGATGTCCAGAACGAAGCAGGTTCCAAGAACGTCATCAAGACCTGGTCCCGTCGCTCGATGATCGTCCCGGCCATGCTGGGCCACACGATCGCGGTGCACAACGGCAAGACCCACATCCCGGTGTTCGTCACCGAGGCGATGGTCGGCCACAAGCTCGGCGAGTTCTCGCCGACTCGCACCTTCCGCGGCCACGTCAAGGACGACCGGAAGTCGAAGCGCCGCTAGCGCGGGGTGGAACGACTATGACTTACACCGAAGGGACAACCATGGAAGCCAGGGCCCAGGCGCGGTACATCCGCGTCACGCCCATGAAGGCCCGCCGAGTGGTGGACCTCATCCGTGGCATGGATGCCACGGAGGCTCAGGCGGTCCTGCGTTTCGCCCCGCAGGCCGCGAGCGTGCCGGTTGGCAAGGTGCTTGACAGCGCCATCGCCAACGCTGCACACAACTACGACCACAGTGACGCCTCTTCGCTGGTCATCAGCGAGGCGTACGTGGATGAGGGCCCGACCCTGAAGCGGTTCCGTCCGCGTGCCCAGGGCCGTGCCTACCGGATCCGTAAGCGGACCAGCCACATCACCGTGGTCGTCAGCAGCAAGGAAGGAACCCGGTAATGGGCCAGAAGGTAAACCCGCACGGGTTCCGGCTCGGCATTACCACCGACTTCAAGTCGCGTTGGTACGCCGACAAGCTGTACAAGGACTACGTCAAGGAAGACGTCGCCATCCGTCGGATGATGACGTCCGGCATGGAGCGCGCCGGCATCTCGAAGGTTGAGATCGAGCGCACCCGTGACCGCGTGCGGGTGGACATCCACACCGCGCGTCCCGGCATCGTCATCGGCCGCCGTGGCGCCGAGGCCGACCGCATCCGCGGTGACCTCGAGAAGCTCACGGGCAAGCAGGTTCAGCTGAACATCCTCGAGGTCAAGAACCCCGAGGTCGACGCTCAGCTGGTCGCGCAGGCCGTTGCAGAGCAGCTGTCCTCCCGCGTCTCCTTCCGTCGCGCCATGCGTAAGAGCATGCAGTCGACGATGAAGGCCGGCGCCAAGGGCATCAAGATCCAGTGTGGCGGCCGTCTCGGCGGCGCCGAGATGTCCCGCTCGGAGTTCTACCGCGAGGGCCGCGTGCCCCTGCACACCCTCCGTGCGAACGTCGACTACGGCTTCTTCGAGGCCAAGACGACCTTCGGCCG
This region includes:
- the rplW gene encoding 50S ribosomal protein L23, encoding MATRHPSIAPKAAKAAKAARVAKAKRHATEGKNTVETPLSKSFTDPRDVLVKPVVSEKSYALLDEGKYTFVVAPGANKTQIKQAVEAVFSVKVTGVNTINRQGKRKRTRTGFGKRADTKRAIVTLAEGDRIDIFGQAS
- the rplB gene encoding 50S ribosomal protein L2; the encoded protein is MGIRKYKPTTPGRRGSSVADFVEVTRSTPEKSLVRPLHSKGGRNNAGRVTVRHQGGGHKRAYRVIDFRRHDKDGVPAKVAHIEYDPNRTARIALLHYADGEKRYILAPRNLSQGDRVENGPGADIKPGNNLALRNIPVGTTIHAIELRPGGGAKFARSAGASVQLLAKEGSMAHLRMPSGEIRLVDVRCRATIGEVGNAEQSNINWGKAGRKRWLGVRPTVRGVAMNPVDHPHGGGEGKTSGGRHPVSPWGQKEGRTRSPKKASSKYIVRRRKTNKKR
- the rpsS gene encoding 30S ribosomal protein S19, whose amino-acid sequence is MPRSLKKGPFVDGHLIKKVDVQNEAGSKNVIKTWSRRSMIVPAMLGHTIAVHNGKTHIPVFVTEAMVGHKLGEFSPTRTFRGHVKDDRKSKRR
- the rplV gene encoding 50S ribosomal protein L22, with product MEARAQARYIRVTPMKARRVVDLIRGMDATEAQAVLRFAPQAASVPVGKVLDSAIANAAHNYDHSDASSLVISEAYVDEGPTLKRFRPRAQGRAYRIRKRTSHITVVVSSKEGTR
- the rpsC gene encoding 30S ribosomal protein S3 gives rise to the protein MGQKVNPHGFRLGITTDFKSRWYADKLYKDYVKEDVAIRRMMTSGMERAGISKVEIERTRDRVRVDIHTARPGIVIGRRGAEADRIRGDLEKLTGKQVQLNILEVKNPEVDAQLVAQAVAEQLSSRVSFRRAMRKSMQSTMKAGAKGIKIQCGGRLGGAEMSRSEFYREGRVPLHTLRANVDYGFFEAKTTFGRIGVKVWIYKGDVKNIAEVRAENAAARAGNRPARGGGNDRPARGGRGGERGGRGRKPQQQSAPAAEAPKADAPAAAAAPAESTGTEA